A stretch of the Fundidesulfovibrio soli genome encodes the following:
- a CDS encoding Nramp family divalent metal transporter, whose amino-acid sequence MFTKVLADLRARHKPRFMALEIWKYIGPGLLVTVGFIDPGNWASNVAAGAGFGYKLLWMVTLSTVMLIVLQHNAAHLGIATGLCLSEGATRHLPPWASRPLLGTAVLASVSTALAELLGGAIALRMIFGIPLWLGGLMVLALVSWMLFANSYKRLERAIIGFVSLIGLSFVFELAMVEVDWLRATAGWVVPSFPEGSIPVIMSVLGAVVMPHNLFLHSEVIQSRQWNLDNDEVIRHQLKYEFMDTLVSMIVGWGINSAMILLAASAFHTAGVQVTELEQAQSLLVPLVGGASAIVFAAALLLAGVASSVTAGMAGGAIFAGIFNEPYNIRDVHTRVGVGITLFVAYLLILVIPNPFQGLIVSQIVLSIQLPFTVLLQLYLTSSKKVMGKWANDRSTTVLLAAIAAVVIGLNIMLLVDILGS is encoded by the coding sequence ATGTTCACCAAGGTACTGGCCGATCTCCGGGCGCGGCACAAGCCGCGCTTCATGGCTCTGGAGATCTGGAAATACATCGGGCCGGGCCTGCTGGTCACCGTCGGTTTCATCGACCCCGGCAACTGGGCCTCCAACGTGGCCGCCGGAGCCGGTTTCGGCTACAAGCTCCTGTGGATGGTCACGCTCTCAACGGTGATGCTCATCGTGCTGCAGCACAACGCCGCGCACCTGGGCATCGCCACGGGGCTGTGCCTCTCGGAGGGCGCGACGCGCCACCTGCCGCCCTGGGCCTCGCGCCCGCTGCTGGGCACGGCGGTGCTGGCCTCGGTCTCCACGGCCCTGGCCGAACTACTGGGCGGGGCCATCGCACTGCGCATGATCTTCGGCATCCCGCTGTGGCTGGGCGGCCTCATGGTGCTGGCCCTGGTCAGCTGGATGCTCTTCGCCAACTCCTACAAGCGCCTGGAGCGGGCCATCATCGGCTTCGTCTCGCTCATCGGGCTGAGCTTCGTGTTCGAGCTGGCCATGGTGGAGGTGGACTGGCTGCGCGCCACCGCCGGCTGGGTGGTGCCCAGCTTCCCGGAAGGCTCCATCCCGGTGATCATGAGCGTGCTGGGCGCGGTGGTCATGCCCCACAACCTCTTCCTGCACTCCGAGGTGATCCAGAGCAGGCAGTGGAACCTGGACAACGACGAGGTGATCCGCCACCAGCTCAAGTACGAGTTCATGGACACCCTGGTCTCCATGATCGTGGGCTGGGGCATCAACTCGGCCATGATCCTGCTGGCCGCCTCGGCCTTCCACACCGCCGGGGTGCAGGTGACGGAGCTGGAGCAGGCCCAGAGCCTGCTGGTGCCCCTGGTGGGCGGCGCGTCCGCCATTGTTTTCGCCGCGGCCCTGCTGCTGGCGGGCGTGGCCTCCTCGGTGACGGCGGGCATGGCCGGAGGGGCGATCTTCGCGGGCATCTTCAACGAGCCCTACAACATCCGCGACGTGCACACGCGCGTGGGCGTGGGCATCACCCTGTTCGTGGCCTACCTGCTCATCCTGGTGATCCCCAACCCGTTCCAGGGGCTCATCGTCTCCCAGATCGTGCTCTCCATACAGCTGCCCTTCACGGTGCTCCTGCAACTCTACCTGACCAGCTCGAAAAAAGTCATGGGCAAGTGGGCCAACGACCGTTCCACCACGGTACTGCTGGCCGCCATCGCAGCTGTGGTGATCGGGCTGAACATCATGCTGCTGGTGGACATTCTCGGGAGCTGA